The Streptomyces achromogenes genome window below encodes:
- a CDS encoding SpoIIE family protein phosphatase, translating to MGTEDEDDTARRRFDVADTAPLLLDERGVVTSWTRDAERLLGYPAAEAVGRDLAALLTPADAGRVADVLARCREDGGWAGLLSARRRDGRPVPVMARVTSAHEPGGPARWLALLNEMSDAPGWNMSRSVLEQMVGDSPIGIAIVNTDLRFVWSNAALARFGGGPPERRLGLRLADVQPGLDSVSIEAQMRRVLESGEPVIGYELLGTVQAAPHRETAHMLSFTRLEDERGGPMGVYYTVVDMTERHRARQRLALLDRAGRRIGSSLDITRTAQELADVAVPDFADVVTVDLLEPVLRGAEPAPARWTGGPDDSVTLRRAGRRRAGEAGRTADADAPGGPPGIAAVVYPAGSPPMRCLAHGRPWRVDRLEPDGPRGARGPGDPADPADPQSPQAPQAPDGLRDPGGPRDRDGSRGPLAGEWAAVLPAGSGPPSALIVPVRARGTVLGVTTFLRREGREPFDDDDLALAEDLVSRAAVCVDNARRYTRERDAALVLQRNLLPRRLPEQDAVEVAACYRPADELTGLGGDWYDLIPLSGARVALVVGEVPGHGIDAAAAMGRVRTAVRTLAALDLPPAEILAHLDDLVTRMDDEEADAEGEERVPADARSGTDGRRAAGSACVYVVYDPVDGRCVMAAAGHPAPAVVLPGGSVEFVDLPQGPALGVGGPPFESAELVLPEGSTLALHTDGLLADGERWAPDTDRERLRGALERPADALDLRCRTVIDALVPARPYDDVALLMARTRRLPAGQVADWELPADPAAVAEARKTASRRLAEWGLPELSFTTELVVSELVTNAIRYATGPIRLRLIRGRSLFCGVFDGGATAPHLRHPRATDEGGRGLLLVSQVTQRWGTRFLPEGKVIWAEQSLTDPGV from the coding sequence GTGGGCACTGAGGACGAGGACGACACTGCCCGCCGGCGGTTCGACGTGGCGGACACCGCGCCCCTGCTGCTCGACGAGCGGGGCGTGGTGACGAGCTGGACCAGGGACGCCGAGCGGCTGCTGGGGTATCCGGCCGCCGAGGCGGTGGGCAGGGACCTGGCCGCACTGCTCACCCCCGCGGACGCCGGACGGGTGGCGGACGTCCTCGCGCGGTGCCGCGAGGACGGCGGCTGGGCGGGGCTGCTGTCGGCCCGCCGCAGGGACGGGCGGCCGGTGCCCGTCATGGCGCGCGTGACCTCCGCCCACGAGCCCGGCGGTCCCGCACGCTGGCTGGCGCTGCTCAACGAGATGTCCGACGCCCCGGGCTGGAACATGAGCCGTTCGGTGCTGGAGCAGATGGTCGGCGACTCCCCGATCGGGATAGCGATCGTCAACACCGATCTGCGCTTCGTGTGGTCGAACGCGGCCCTGGCGAGATTCGGCGGCGGGCCGCCCGAGCGCCGGCTGGGGCTGCGGCTCGCGGATGTGCAGCCGGGCCTGGACTCCGTGTCGATCGAGGCGCAGATGCGCCGGGTGCTGGAGTCCGGGGAGCCCGTCATCGGCTACGAGCTGCTGGGCACGGTGCAGGCGGCTCCACACCGGGAGACGGCGCACATGCTCTCCTTCACCCGGCTGGAGGACGAGCGGGGCGGCCCGATGGGCGTCTACTACACGGTCGTGGACATGACCGAGCGACATCGCGCCCGGCAGCGGCTCGCCCTGCTCGACCGGGCCGGCCGGCGCATCGGCAGCAGCCTCGACATCACCCGGACGGCGCAGGAGCTGGCGGACGTGGCGGTGCCGGACTTCGCCGACGTGGTCACCGTGGACCTGCTCGAGCCGGTGCTGCGGGGCGCGGAGCCCGCGCCGGCCCGGTGGACGGGCGGCCCCGACGACTCGGTGACGTTGCGCAGGGCGGGGCGGCGGCGGGCCGGGGAGGCCGGCCGGACCGCGGACGCCGACGCTCCGGGCGGTCCGCCCGGGATCGCCGCGGTGGTCTACCCGGCGGGTTCGCCGCCGATGCGCTGCCTGGCCCACGGACGCCCCTGGCGGGTGGACCGGCTCGAGCCGGACGGCCCACGGGGAGCGCGGGGCCCTGGCGACCCCGCCGACCCGGCCGACCCGCAGTCCCCGCAGGCCCCGCAGGCCCCCGACGGTTTGCGGGATCCGGGCGGCCCCCGGGATCGGGACGGCTCGCGCGGACCGCTCGCCGGGGAGTGGGCAGCCGTGCTGCCGGCCGGGTCCGGGCCGCCCAGCGCCCTGATCGTGCCGGTGCGGGCACGGGGCACCGTCCTGGGCGTCACCACGTTCCTGCGGCGCGAGGGGCGCGAGCCCTTCGACGACGACGACCTGGCGCTCGCCGAGGACCTCGTCTCGCGGGCCGCCGTCTGCGTGGACAACGCCCGGCGCTACACCCGCGAACGGGACGCCGCCCTGGTCCTCCAGCGCAACCTGCTCCCCCGCCGGCTGCCCGAGCAGGACGCCGTCGAGGTGGCCGCCTGCTACCGGCCGGCCGACGAGCTGACCGGCCTCGGCGGGGACTGGTACGACCTGATCCCGCTGTCCGGGGCCCGGGTGGCACTCGTCGTCGGCGAGGTCCCCGGGCACGGCATCGACGCCGCGGCGGCGATGGGACGGGTGCGGACCGCGGTGCGCACCCTGGCCGCGCTGGACCTGCCGCCCGCGGAGATCCTCGCGCACCTCGACGACCTGGTCACCCGCATGGACGACGAGGAAGCGGACGCCGAGGGCGAGGAGCGCGTCCCGGCGGACGCCCGGTCCGGGACCGACGGCAGGCGGGCGGCGGGGTCGGCGTGCGTGTACGTCGTGTACGACCCGGTCGACGGGCGGTGCGTGATGGCCGCCGCCGGGCACCCCGCGCCGGCCGTCGTGCTGCCCGGCGGAAGCGTCGAGTTCGTCGATCTGCCCCAGGGGCCCGCGCTCGGTGTGGGCGGGCCGCCGTTCGAGTCGGCCGAGCTGGTCCTGCCGGAGGGCAGCACGCTCGCGCTGCACACGGACGGTCTGCTGGCGGACGGGGAGCGGTGGGCGCCGGACACCGACCGGGAGCGGCTGCGGGGCGCCCTGGAGCGGCCGGCCGACGCCCTCGACCTGCGCTGCCGGACGGTGATCGACGCCCTCGTCCCGGCCCGTCCGTACGACGACGTGGCCCTGCTGATGGCCCGCACCCGCCGTCTGCCGGCCGGCCAGGTCGCCGACTGGGAGCTGCCCGCGGACCCGGCGGCCGTCGCCGAGGCCCGCAAGACCGCGAGCCGACGGCTGGCGGAGTGGGGGCTCCCGGAGCTGTCGTTCACCACCGAGCTGGTCGTCAGCGAACTGGTCACGAACGCCATCCGGTACGCCACCGGGCCGATCCGGCTCCGGCTGATCCGCGGGCGGAGCCTGTTCTGCGGGGTCTTCGACGGCGGTGCCACCGCACCCCATCTGCGCCATCCGCGGGCCACCGACGAGGGCGGCCGGGGGCTGCTGCTGGTCTCCCAGGTCACCCAGCGCTGGGGCACCCGCTTCCTCCCCGAGGGGAAGGTCATCTGGGCGGAGCAGTCGCTCACGGACCCCGGCGTGTGA
- a CDS encoding PP2C family protein-serine/threonine phosphatase — MNDTAIDYAAVFQALPGMVALLTPGLVYADANEEFLRVAGRKREQMVGRHLFDVFPDNPENPGASGMRNLEASLHRVLATGERDTMALQRYDVESAERPGEWEARYWSPVNAPVYGPDGSVVLLVHRVEEVTELIRARGGRGSAAGGARAGSRGRVLEAELYTRARELQELNERLRLAHAREREVALALQEAMLPARMQVGHHRAAVRYRPAVGALNVCGDWYDLVDLVGGNRIGVSVGDVVGHGLEAAGVMGQLRSALSATSRVARGPGEALNVLGRYAHVVDGAESATAVTTFIDFDHHTITYSSAGHPPPVLVHADGRVEFLDRATDPPLDARPDPAPRTEARTTYSDGATLALYTDGLIERRREDIYTGLNRLADALARHRDADPESLADAVLWELLPPGGATDDTALVVVRL; from the coding sequence ATGAACGACACGGCGATCGACTACGCGGCGGTGTTCCAGGCCCTGCCGGGCATGGTGGCGCTGCTCACGCCCGGGCTGGTGTACGCGGACGCCAACGAGGAGTTCCTGCGGGTGGCGGGCCGCAAGCGCGAGCAGATGGTCGGCCGGCACCTCTTCGACGTCTTCCCCGACAACCCCGAGAACCCCGGCGCGAGCGGCATGCGCAACCTGGAGGCGTCGCTGCACCGGGTGCTGGCCACCGGCGAGCGGGACACCATGGCGCTGCAGCGCTACGACGTCGAGTCGGCCGAGCGGCCCGGCGAGTGGGAGGCGCGCTACTGGAGCCCGGTCAACGCCCCGGTGTACGGCCCGGACGGGTCGGTGGTGCTGCTGGTGCACCGCGTCGAGGAGGTCACCGAGCTGATCCGGGCCCGCGGCGGGCGCGGGTCGGCGGCCGGCGGCGCGCGGGCCGGCAGCCGGGGTAGGGTGCTGGAGGCCGAGCTGTACACGCGCGCCCGTGAGCTGCAGGAGCTCAACGAACGGCTGCGGCTGGCCCACGCCCGCGAGCGCGAGGTGGCCCTCGCCCTCCAGGAGGCGATGCTGCCGGCCCGCATGCAGGTCGGGCATCACCGGGCCGCGGTGCGCTACCGGCCGGCGGTCGGCGCGCTCAACGTCTGCGGGGACTGGTACGACCTGGTCGACCTGGTCGGCGGCAACCGCATCGGGGTGTCGGTCGGCGACGTCGTCGGACACGGCCTGGAGGCCGCCGGGGTGATGGGCCAGCTGCGCAGCGCGCTCAGCGCGACCTCCCGGGTGGCCCGGGGGCCGGGCGAGGCGCTGAACGTCCTCGGGCGGTACGCGCACGTCGTGGACGGCGCCGAGTCGGCCACCGCGGTCACCACGTTCATCGACTTCGACCATCACACGATCACCTACAGCAGCGCCGGGCACCCGCCGCCCGTCCTCGTGCACGCCGACGGGCGGGTGGAGTTCCTCGACCGGGCGACCGATCCCCCGCTGGACGCCCGGCCCGACCCCGCGCCGCGGACCGAGGCGCGCACCACGTACAGCGACGGCGCCACGCTGGCCCTGTACACGGACGGTCTGATCGAGCGGCGCCGGGAGGACATCTACACGGGGCTGAACCGTCTGGCGGACGCGCTGGCCCGGCATCGGGACGCCGACCCCGAGAGCCTGGCCGACGCGGTGCTGTGGGAGCTCCTGCCGCCGGGCGGCGCGACCGACGACACGGCCCTGGTCGTCGTACGGCTGTGA
- a CDS encoding lysophospholipid acyltransferase family protein: MFYYLLKYVVLGPLLRLLFRPRIEGLEHVPDSGAAIIAGNHLSFSDHFLMPAILKRRITFLAKAEYFTGPGLKGRLTAAFFRSAGQIPVDRSGKEAGQAAIREGLGVLSKDELLGIYPEGTRSHDGRLYKGKVGVAVMALRAQVPVIPCAMIGTFEAQPPGKIVPTLHPVVIRFGKPLDFSRYLGMEHEKAVLRAITDEIMYAILSLSEQEYVDQYAAVAKAEEAAAKAEAEKSGKGRKFPRLPSR; this comes from the coding sequence TTGTTCTACTACCTCCTGAAGTACGTGGTGTTGGGGCCGCTGCTGAGACTGCTCTTCCGCCCCCGAATAGAGGGTCTGGAGCATGTGCCGGACTCGGGAGCCGCCATCATCGCGGGCAATCACCTGTCGTTCTCGGACCACTTCCTGATGCCCGCGATCCTCAAACGGCGCATCACGTTCCTCGCGAAGGCCGAGTACTTCACGGGTCCGGGCCTCAAGGGCCGGCTGACCGCGGCGTTCTTCCGCAGCGCGGGCCAGATCCCGGTGGACCGTTCCGGCAAGGAGGCCGGCCAGGCCGCGATCCGCGAGGGTCTGGGGGTGCTGAGCAAGGACGAGTTGCTCGGCATCTACCCGGAGGGCACCCGCTCCCACGACGGGCGGCTCTACAAGGGCAAGGTCGGCGTCGCCGTGATGGCCCTGCGGGCGCAGGTGCCGGTGATCCCCTGCGCGATGATCGGCACGTTCGAGGCGCAGCCGCCGGGCAAGATCGTCCCGACCCTGCACCCGGTCGTGATCCGCTTCGGCAAGCCCCTCGACTTCTCCCGCTACCTCGGCATGGAGCACGAGAAGGCCGTGCTGCGCGCGATCACCGACGAGATCATGTACGCCATCCTCTCGCTCTCCGAGCAGGAGTACGTCGACCAGTACGCGGCCGTCGCCAAGGCGGAGGAGGCCGCCGCGAAGGCGGAGGCAGAGAAGTCGGGCAAGGGACGCAAGTTCCCCCGGCTGCCGTCGAGGTGA
- a CDS encoding alpha/beta hydrolase, translating to MKDIRPNKRVAALGSAGILVTATLLAGAVTAPTASATSSRPGQDREARGAAIAAERAAKAGIDWQDCPADWGLEKPIKCGWVTVPVDYAKPNGKQIKLAVDRIGNTGTAQERQGALVYNPGGPGGSGLRFPRRVTTKAPVWANVAKAYDFVGFDPRGVGHSAPISCMDPQEFVKAPKADPVPDTTADKYAQRKLAREYAQGCAERTGKAMLQQMTTPNTVRDLDVIRAALGERGLNFLGVSYGTYLGAVYGTMFPGHLRRMVVDSVVNPSREKVWYQANLDQDVAFEGRWKDWQDWVAANDATFHLGTTRAAVQAKWLQLRATAKKNPIGGVVGPAELISFFQSAPYYDSSWVPVATVFSAYFAGDTKALVDAASPDLTDTAGNISSENGNAVYTAVECTDAKWPTSWKKWDRDNTALHKNHPFMTWANAWMNLPCATWPVKQQTPVHVTTHKGLPQVLIVQSTNDAATPYEGAVELHKRFQGSRLITEKGAGSHGVTSLVNTCINTRVDAYLLTGKLDRSDVTCAPHATPKP from the coding sequence TTGAAGGACATACGACCGAACAAGCGCGTCGCAGCGCTGGGCTCGGCGGGCATACTCGTCACCGCGACTCTGCTCGCCGGCGCCGTCACCGCGCCCACGGCGAGCGCGACCAGCAGTCGTCCGGGACAGGACCGTGAGGCGCGGGGCGCGGCGATCGCCGCCGAGCGCGCCGCGAAGGCCGGCATCGACTGGCAGGACTGCCCGGCCGACTGGGGCCTGGAGAAGCCGATCAAGTGCGGCTGGGTCACCGTTCCGGTCGACTACGCCAAACCGAACGGCAAGCAGATCAAGCTCGCCGTCGACCGCATCGGCAACACGGGCACGGCTCAGGAGCGCCAGGGGGCGCTCGTCTACAACCCCGGCGGCCCCGGCGGCTCCGGCCTGCGCTTCCCGCGCCGCGTCACCACCAAGGCGCCCGTCTGGGCCAACGTGGCCAAGGCCTACGACTTCGTCGGCTTCGACCCGCGCGGCGTGGGCCACTCCGCACCCATCTCCTGCATGGACCCGCAGGAGTTCGTCAAGGCGCCCAAGGCTGACCCGGTCCCGGACACCACGGCCGACAAGTACGCCCAGCGCAAGCTCGCCCGTGAGTACGCGCAGGGCTGCGCCGAGCGCACCGGCAAGGCGATGCTCCAGCAGATGACCACGCCGAACACCGTGCGCGACCTGGACGTCATCCGCGCCGCCCTCGGCGAGCGGGGGCTCAACTTCCTCGGCGTCTCCTACGGCACCTACCTCGGCGCCGTGTACGGCACCATGTTCCCGGGGCACCTGCGCCGCATGGTCGTCGACAGCGTGGTCAACCCCTCCCGCGAGAAGGTCTGGTACCAGGCCAACCTCGACCAGGACGTGGCCTTCGAGGGCCGCTGGAAGGACTGGCAGGACTGGGTCGCCGCCAACGACGCGACCTTCCACCTCGGCACGACCCGCGCCGCCGTCCAGGCGAAGTGGCTCCAGCTGCGCGCCACCGCGAAGAAGAACCCCATCGGCGGCGTCGTCGGCCCGGCCGAGCTGATCTCCTTCTTCCAGAGCGCCCCGTACTACGACTCCTCGTGGGTGCCGGTCGCCACCGTCTTCAGCGCCTACTTCGCCGGGGACACCAAGGCCCTCGTCGACGCGGCCTCTCCCGACCTGACGGACACCGCCGGCAACATCTCCTCGGAGAACGGCAACGCCGTGTACACGGCCGTCGAGTGCACCGACGCCAAGTGGCCCACCAGCTGGAAGAAGTGGGACCGGGACAACACGGCGCTGCACAAGAACCACCCGTTCATGACGTGGGCCAACGCCTGGATGAACCTGCCCTGCGCCACCTGGCCGGTCAAGCAGCAGACGCCGGTGCACGTCACCACGCACAAGGGTCTGCCGCAGGTGCTGATCGTGCAGTCCACGAACGACGCGGCCACCCCGTACGAGGGCGCCGTGGAGCTGCACAAGCGCTTCCAGGGCTCCCGCCTGATCACCGAGAAGGGCGCGGGCTCCCACGGTGTCACCAGCCTGGTGAACACCTGCATCAACACCCGGGTCGACGCCTACCTCCTCACCGGCAAGCTGGACCGGTCGGACGTGACCTGCGCACCGCACGCCACGCCCAAGCCGTAG
- a CDS encoding urease accessory protein UreD has translation MSGVFATARIRASADGRGGTSLPVLESDGPLALRRTRAVGDEARVLLVGAMSGPLGGDRFAVEADVGGGARLRVGSAAATIALPGQTKDEARYDVRLTVADGGELHWLPEQLISAGGSDLSVSTRVDLGADARLVLREEQVLGRVGEEPGRLTSRLVVKVAGRAVLDQELACGPGAPGGWDGPAVLAGHRAVGQLVVVRPEFAEQPATARTLGEQACVMPLAGPAALVTALAPDGLRLRRVLDEALADLGIR, from the coding sequence ATGAGCGGGGTGTTCGCCACCGCACGGATCAGGGCGAGCGCCGACGGGCGCGGGGGCACCTCCCTGCCCGTGCTGGAAAGCGACGGACCGCTCGCCCTGCGGCGCACCCGGGCCGTCGGCGACGAGGCGCGCGTCCTGCTCGTCGGGGCGATGAGCGGGCCCCTCGGCGGTGACCGGTTCGCGGTGGAGGCGGACGTCGGCGGCGGGGCCCGGCTGCGGGTCGGCTCGGCCGCCGCCACCATCGCCCTGCCCGGCCAGACGAAGGACGAGGCCCGTTACGACGTCCGCCTCACCGTCGCCGACGGCGGCGAACTGCACTGGCTGCCCGAGCAGTTGATCTCGGCCGGCGGCAGTGACCTGTCCGTCTCCACACGCGTCGACCTCGGGGCCGACGCCCGCCTGGTGCTGCGCGAGGAGCAGGTGCTCGGGCGGGTGGGGGAGGAGCCGGGCCGGCTGACCAGCCGGCTGGTCGTGAAGGTCGCCGGACGGGCCGTCCTCGATCAGGAACTGGCCTGCGGACCCGGCGCGCCTGGCGGCTGGGACGGCCCCGCCGTTCTCGCAGGCCACCGCGCCGTCGGACAACTCGTCGTCGTCCGGCCGGAGTTCGCGGAGCAGCCGGCCACGGCACGGACCCTCGGCGAACAGGCCTGCGTGATGCCGCTGGCCGGCCCCGCCGCACTCGTCACGGCCCTCGCGCCCGACGGCCTGCGGTTGCGCCGCGTACTGGACGAAGCCCTCGCCGACCTGGGCATCCGGTGA
- the ureG gene encoding urease accessory protein UreG: MHLDHTHQGPAAVSADARRPDGSRRALRIGLGGPVGSGKTATVAALCRALRDELSLAVVTNDIYTREDAEFLLREAVLPPERITAVETGACPHTAIRDDISANLEAVEDLEDAVGPLDLILVESGGDNLTATFSKGLVDAQIFVIDVAGGDDIPRKGGPGVTTADLLVVNKTDLAPYVGSDLARMAADAKAQRAELPVVLQSLRGESGVADVAAWVRSRLAAWTA; the protein is encoded by the coding sequence GTGCATCTCGACCACACCCATCAGGGTCCCGCCGCCGTCAGCGCCGACGCCCGCCGGCCCGACGGCTCGCGGCGTGCGCTGCGCATCGGGCTCGGCGGGCCCGTCGGGTCCGGCAAGACCGCCACCGTCGCGGCGCTGTGCCGGGCGTTGCGGGACGAACTGTCCCTGGCCGTCGTCACCAACGACATCTACACCCGGGAGGACGCCGAGTTCCTGCTGCGGGAGGCCGTGCTGCCGCCCGAGCGGATCACGGCCGTCGAGACGGGCGCCTGCCCGCACACCGCGATCCGGGACGACATCTCCGCCAACCTCGAAGCCGTGGAGGACCTGGAGGACGCCGTGGGGCCGCTGGATCTCATCCTGGTCGAGTCGGGCGGGGACAATCTCACCGCCACCTTCTCCAAGGGGCTGGTGGACGCCCAGATCTTCGTCATCGACGTGGCGGGCGGTGACGACATCCCGCGCAAGGGCGGCCCGGGCGTCACCACCGCCGATCTGCTCGTCGTCAACAAGACCGACCTCGCGCCGTACGTGGGCTCCGACCTCGCCCGGATGGCCGCCGACGCGAAGGCGCAGCGGGCCGAACTGCCCGTCGTCCTGCAGTCCCTGCGCGGCGAGAGCGGCGTCGCGGATGTCGCCGCATGGGTGCGTTCGCGGCTCGCCGCCTGGACGGCGTGA
- a CDS encoding urease accessory protein UreF: MTRAALLVLADGRFPAGGHAHSGGAEEAVKAGRITGAASLEAFCRGRLHTAGLVAAALAAAAAAGADPARLDAAADARTPSPALRLVARRLGRQLVRAARAAWPSAELDALAAEFPKGAHQPVVWGLTARAAGLGAADAAYCALYESVSGPATAVVRLLSLDPFQATAALARLAPELDLVVDRAVACGTAVPTEGVDVLPSASAPLLEIGAEVHAAWPMRLFAS; encoded by the coding sequence GTGACCAGAGCGGCACTGCTCGTCCTCGCCGACGGCCGTTTCCCCGCCGGAGGGCATGCGCACTCCGGCGGGGCGGAGGAGGCCGTCAAGGCGGGACGGATCACCGGCGCGGCGAGCCTCGAGGCGTTCTGCCGCGGCAGGCTGCACACGGCCGGGCTCGTGGCGGCGGCGCTGGCCGCGGCGGCCGCCGCCGGGGCGGACCCCGCGCGGCTGGACGCCGCGGCGGACGCCCGCACCCCCTCCCCGGCGCTGCGGCTGGTCGCGCGCAGACTCGGCCGGCAGCTGGTGCGGGCCGCCCGGGCGGCCTGGCCGAGCGCCGAACTGGACGCGCTGGCCGCGGAGTTCCCCAAGGGCGCGCATCAGCCGGTGGTGTGGGGGCTGACGGCGCGGGCGGCCGGACTGGGGGCGGCCGACGCGGCGTACTGCGCGCTCTACGAGAGCGTGAGCGGACCGGCCACCGCCGTCGTGCGTTTGCTGAGCCTCGACCCCTTCCAGGCGACCGCCGCGCTGGCGCGGCTGGCGCCGGAGCTGGACCTGGTCGTCGACCGGGCGGTGGCCTGCGGGACGGCGGTGCCGACGGAAGGCGTCGACGTGCTGCCCTCCGCGTCCGCTCCGCTGCTGGAGATCGGGGCGGAGGTGCACGCGGCCTGGCCCATGCGGCTGTTCGCCTCCTGA
- a CDS encoding urease subunit alpha produces the protein MPEISRAAYADLFGPTTGDRIRLADTDLLIEVEEDRCGGPGLAGDEAVFGGGKVIRESMGQSRATRAEGTPDTVVTGAVVVDHWGVVKADVGIRDGRITGIGKAGNPDTMDGVHPDLVIGPETEIIAGNGRILTAGAVDAHVHFICPQIADEALASGVTTLVGGGTGPAEGSKATTVTPGPWHLARMLEAMEQYPLNIGFLGKGNTVSQEAMLSQIRGGALGLKLHEDWGSTPAVIDASLTVADRTGIQVAIHTDTLNEAGFVGDTLAAIAGRGIHAYHTEGAGGGHAPDIMTVVSEPHVLPSSTNPTRPYTVNTAEEHLDMLMVCHHLNPAVPEDLAFAESRIRPSTIGAEDVLHDLGAISIISSDSQAMGRVGEVILRTWQTAHVMKRRRGALPGDGRADNHRVRRYIAKYTINPALAQGLAREIGSVESGKLADLVLWEPAFFGVKPHLVIKGGQIAYAQMGDANASIPTPQPILPRPMYGAIGRAPASNSFNFVAPLAIEDGLPERLQLGKKFVAIDSTRGVTKADMRENDARPRVRVDPDSFAVYIDGELVEAAPAAELPMAQRYFLF, from the coding sequence ATGCCTGAGATCTCGCGTGCCGCGTACGCCGACCTGTTCGGCCCGACGACCGGCGACCGCATCCGGCTCGCCGACACCGATCTGCTGATCGAGGTCGAGGAGGACCGCTGCGGCGGCCCCGGACTGGCCGGCGACGAGGCGGTGTTCGGCGGCGGCAAGGTGATCCGTGAGTCCATGGGCCAGTCGCGGGCCACCCGCGCGGAGGGCACGCCCGACACGGTCGTCACGGGCGCGGTCGTCGTGGACCACTGGGGTGTGGTGAAGGCAGACGTCGGCATCCGGGACGGGCGGATCACCGGCATCGGCAAGGCCGGCAACCCCGACACGATGGACGGCGTCCACCCGGACCTGGTCATCGGCCCGGAGACCGAGATCATCGCCGGCAACGGACGGATCCTGACGGCCGGCGCGGTCGACGCACACGTCCACTTCATCTGCCCGCAGATCGCCGACGAGGCCCTCGCGTCGGGCGTCACCACGCTGGTCGGCGGCGGAACGGGACCGGCGGAGGGCTCCAAGGCGACCACCGTGACCCCCGGCCCGTGGCACCTCGCGCGCATGCTGGAGGCGATGGAGCAGTACCCGCTGAACATCGGCTTCCTCGGCAAGGGCAACACCGTCTCGCAGGAGGCGATGCTCTCGCAGATCCGCGGCGGGGCGCTGGGACTGAAGCTGCACGAGGACTGGGGCTCGACCCCGGCCGTCATCGACGCCTCGCTGACCGTCGCCGACCGCACCGGCATCCAGGTCGCGATCCACACCGACACGCTCAACGAGGCCGGATTCGTGGGCGACACGCTCGCCGCGATCGCCGGACGCGGCATCCACGCGTACCACACCGAGGGTGCGGGCGGCGGGCACGCGCCGGACATCATGACCGTCGTCTCCGAGCCGCACGTGCTGCCGAGCTCGACCAACCCGACGCGGCCGTACACGGTGAACACGGCCGAGGAACACCTCGACATGCTGATGGTGTGTCACCATCTCAACCCGGCCGTCCCGGAGGACCTGGCGTTCGCCGAGTCGCGGATCCGGCCCTCGACGATCGGCGCCGAGGACGTCCTGCACGATCTCGGGGCGATCTCGATCATCTCCTCCGACTCCCAGGCGATGGGCCGGGTCGGCGAGGTGATCCTGCGGACCTGGCAGACGGCGCACGTGATGAAGCGGCGGCGCGGCGCGCTCCCCGGCGACGGGCGGGCGGACAACCACCGTGTCCGCCGCTACATCGCCAAGTACACGATCAACCCGGCCCTCGCGCAGGGGCTGGCCCGCGAGATCGGTTCTGTCGAGAGCGGCAAGCTCGCCGACCTGGTGCTGTGGGAGCCGGCGTTCTTCGGTGTCAAGCCGCACCTCGTCATCAAGGGCGGGCAGATCGCGTACGCCCAGATGGGCGACGCCAACGCCTCGATCCCGACGCCGCAGCCGATTCTGCCGCGTCCGATGTACGGCGCGATCGGCCGGGCGCCGGCCTCGAACTCGTTCAACTTCGTGGCGCCGCTCGCGATCGAGGACGGCCTGCCCGAACGTCTGCAGCTGGGCAAGAAGTTCGTCGCCATCGACTCCACGCGCGGGGTCACCAAGGCGGACATGCGGGAGAACGACGCCAGGCCGCGCGTCCGGGTCGACCCGGACAGTTTCGCCGTGTACATCGACGGGGAGCTCGTCGAGGCGGCTCCGGCCGCCGAACTGCCCATGGCACAGCGCTACTTCCTGTTCTGA
- a CDS encoding urease subunit beta → MIPGEILFADGPIVYNEGRAVTRLTVLNAADRPVQVGSHYHFAEANPGLDFDRAAARGRRLNVAAGTAVRFEPGIPVEVELVPLAGDRIVPGLRGETGGALDA, encoded by the coding sequence ATGATTCCCGGAGAGATCCTCTTCGCCGACGGGCCGATCGTGTACAACGAGGGCCGTGCGGTCACCCGGCTCACCGTGCTCAACGCCGCCGACCGGCCCGTCCAGGTCGGCTCCCACTACCACTTCGCCGAGGCCAACCCGGGCCTGGACTTCGACCGCGCCGCGGCGCGCGGCAGGCGGCTGAACGTCGCCGCCGGCACCGCCGTGCGCTTCGAGCCCGGGATCCCCGTCGAGGTCGAACTCGTCCCCCTGGCGGGCGACCGGATCGTGCCCGGACTGCGCGGGGAGACCGGAGGTGCCCTCGATGCCTGA